In the genome of Candidatus Ruthia magnifica str. Cm (Calyptogena magnifica), one region contains:
- the gltB gene encoding glutamate synthase large subunit gives MSTQLLHPPKAYGLYHPNNEKENCGIGFIAHIKGESSHQITLDALEMLSRMDHRGGCGCETNTGDGAGILTNIPHRFFIQEIKRLFGVSVEKSAYSAGNIFLPQDDKQRAHCMDLLEKSVAREGQTFIGWRDVPINTDKADIGNIARKSQPIIKQLIIARAEKIDTPAFERALFIIRKHTSNIIRTDETLSQALLFYICSLSSSLIVYKGMLMGSQILDFYQDLSAIEYSTYLAMVHSRFSTNTFPSWDRAQPCRYMSHNGEINTRQGNYNWMHAREGVLKSDLFKDDLSKTLPVIETEVSDSGSFDNVLEFLMMNGRTLQESVLMMVPEAWQNDNNMSASKRAFYEYFSNVMEPWDGPASIAFTDGAYIGAVLDRNGLRPSRYYLTHDGRVIMASEVGVVDVATDNIKTKGRLRPGKMFLVDFDKGKLIDDEAIKSEFSSKNPYQEWLNDQQIFLSELHCEIETHGFHPESLIHRLKAFGYSTETLQFMLLPLVNELRDPVGSMGNDSALACLSNQSRIIYDYFKQLFAQVTNPAIDSIREEVVMSLRCSIGPEGNLLNDNAENAHRLVIDHPILTNEETAALRHCNHRGWTSKTIDITYDINEDKKVSELLDNIYAQGSQAIKDGHSLIVLSDRNISKNRVAISSLLASSALHRYLVASAKRTQVGIIVETGEAREVHHFCLMIGFGADAINPYLAFEALWQARCDEIIDIESDDAIISAYRKGIAKGMLKVMAKMGISTLESYKGAQIFEAVGLAPEVMDKCFFGTASRIDGVNFDILQTESEKRHQYAYQTYSLDNLGQYHWRSGGEKHMWNPQAISNLQLAARNNDESAYWAFSKHANEQGTHNSTLRGLMSFKKSNPISIDEVEGVKEIVKRFATGAMSFGSISAESHESLAIAMNRLDGKSNTGEGGEDTKRWTPDTNGDSRRSAIKQIASGRFGVTIDYLNNADEIQIKVSQGAKPGEGGELPGAKVDKSIASIRHSTPGVGLISPPPHHDIYSIEDLSQLIFDLKRSNPDARISVKLVAEVGVGTIAAGVVKAKSDHIVIAGHDGGTGASPLTSIKHAGLPWELGLAETHQTLVMNGLRSRVVIQTDGQLKTGRDVAIGILLGAEEFGFSTAPLITLGCIMMRKCHLNTCPVGIATQDKELRKKFTGKPEYVVNYLFMVAQELRLIMAKLGFKTVNEMIGRVDMLETNQTLNHWKQETINLDALLTPAKKSNKDTGTYQTIAQDHQLEQQIDNILIKQSKSAINNAEKVCINSIITNVNRAVGTMLSSHIVKTRGGNNLKDNTIHINFKGSAGQSLGAFLAKGITIEVEGDANDYVGKGLSGGHIIVYPPKDSTFNAENEIIAGNVCGYGATSGEMYLSGCVSERFCVRNSGAIAVVEGVGDHGCEYMTGGHVIILGEVGRNFGAGMSGGIAYIYNLNHTFEFMVNPTMIDLDPMDDEAQIRLKQYINNHAKYTDSKVAKRILDNWNDEIMHFIKIMPKDFKRVLTQNSN, from the coding sequence ATGAGCACCCAATTATTACACCCACCTAAAGCATACGGCCTTTATCATCCAAATAATGAAAAAGAGAATTGTGGCATAGGTTTTATCGCCCATATTAAAGGCGAATCTTCACATCAAATTACCCTTGACGCTTTAGAAATGTTATCCAGAATGGACCATCGTGGCGGTTGTGGTTGTGAAACTAATACAGGTGATGGTGCTGGTATTTTAACCAACATTCCGCACAGGTTTTTTATTCAAGAAATTAAGCGTTTATTTGGTGTATCGGTTGAAAAAAGTGCTTACAGTGCTGGTAATATTTTTTTACCACAAGACGACAAGCAAAGAGCACATTGTATGGATTTGTTAGAAAAATCTGTTGCACGCGAGGGTCAAACTTTTATTGGCTGGCGTGATGTTCCTATTAATACTGATAAAGCCGATATTGGCAATATTGCTAGAAAATCCCAACCCATAATCAAGCAGTTAATTATTGCGCGCGCCGAGAAAATTGACACGCCAGCTTTTGAACGCGCACTATTTATTATCAGAAAACACACCTCAAATATCATTAGAACAGATGAAACTTTGTCCCAAGCATTATTGTTCTACATTTGCAGTCTGTCAAGTAGTCTTATTGTTTACAAAGGTATGTTGATGGGCTCTCAAATACTTGATTTTTATCAAGACTTATCTGCTATTGAATATTCAACCTATTTAGCAATGGTGCACTCACGTTTTTCGACCAACACATTCCCTTCATGGGATAGAGCACAACCTTGTCGCTATATGTCACACAATGGTGAAATTAACACTCGCCAAGGTAATTATAACTGGATGCATGCTAGAGAAGGCGTACTGAAAAGTGACCTCTTTAAAGATGACCTGAGTAAAACTTTGCCTGTTATTGAAACTGAAGTATCTGATTCTGGCAGTTTTGATAATGTGTTAGAATTTTTGATGATGAATGGCCGTACTTTACAAGAATCAGTACTAATGATGGTACCAGAAGCTTGGCAAAATGACAACAATATGAGTGCTTCAAAGAGAGCGTTTTATGAATATTTCTCTAACGTTATGGAGCCTTGGGATGGACCTGCCTCCATCGCCTTTACAGATGGCGCTTATATTGGTGCAGTACTTGACCGTAACGGCCTTCGCCCTTCACGCTACTATTTAACTCATGATGGGCGTGTTATCATGGCAAGTGAGGTGGGTGTGGTTGATGTGGCAACTGATAATATCAAAACCAAGGGTAGATTACGTCCAGGCAAGATGTTTTTGGTTGATTTTGACAAAGGAAAGTTGATTGATGATGAAGCGATAAAATCTGAATTTTCCTCAAAAAATCCTTACCAAGAATGGTTAAATGATCAACAAATATTCTTATCAGAATTACACTGTGAAATTGAGACTCATGGCTTTCATCCAGAATCATTAATTCATCGTCTAAAAGCATTTGGCTATAGCACTGAAACCTTACAATTTATGCTGTTACCGCTAGTTAACGAACTACGTGACCCTGTAGGCTCTATGGGTAATGACTCAGCGCTGGCGTGTTTGTCTAACCAATCACGCATTATTTATGATTATTTTAAGCAGTTATTTGCACAAGTAACCAATCCAGCAATTGATTCTATTCGTGAAGAAGTGGTAATGTCATTACGTTGTTCTATTGGACCAGAAGGCAACTTATTAAACGACAATGCTGAAAATGCACACCGCTTAGTTATTGACCATCCAATTTTAACTAATGAGGAGACCGCCGCATTAAGACACTGCAATCATCGTGGTTGGACAAGCAAAACTATTGACATAACTTACGATATTAATGAAGATAAAAAAGTATCTGAATTATTAGATAATATCTACGCTCAAGGTTCTCAAGCTATTAAAGATGGACACAGTTTAATTGTATTGTCTGATCGTAATATTAGTAAAAATCGTGTTGCAATATCTAGTCTATTAGCCTCTTCTGCCCTACACAGATACTTAGTTGCCAGTGCTAAACGTACTCAAGTAGGTATTATTGTTGAAACGGGCGAAGCTCGTGAAGTTCATCATTTCTGTCTGATGATAGGTTTTGGTGCGGATGCGATTAACCCATACCTTGCATTTGAAGCATTATGGCAAGCGCGTTGTGATGAAATCATTGACATTGAAAGTGATGATGCTATTATATCTGCCTATCGAAAAGGCATTGCCAAAGGCATGCTAAAAGTCATGGCAAAAATGGGCATTTCTACTTTAGAGTCTTACAAAGGTGCACAAATTTTTGAAGCAGTAGGTCTAGCTCCAGAAGTGATGGATAAGTGTTTTTTTGGCACAGCATCTCGTATTGATGGCGTTAATTTTGACATCTTGCAAACAGAGAGTGAAAAACGTCATCAATACGCTTACCAAACATACTCTTTGGATAATTTAGGTCAATACCATTGGCGTAGTGGTGGTGAAAAACACATGTGGAACCCACAAGCAATCTCCAATTTACAATTAGCAGCGCGCAACAATGATGAATCAGCTTATTGGGCATTTTCCAAACACGCCAACGAACAAGGTACACACAACTCAACATTGCGTGGTTTGATGTCGTTTAAAAAATCCAACCCAATTTCTATTGATGAAGTTGAAGGTGTTAAAGAAATTGTCAAACGTTTTGCCACAGGCGCGATGAGTTTTGGCTCTATTTCAGCAGAATCGCATGAATCATTAGCCATTGCTATGAACCGATTAGACGGCAAATCAAACACTGGTGAGGGTGGTGAAGATACCAAACGCTGGACACCAGATACTAATGGCGACTCACGCCGTAGTGCTATTAAACAAATAGCTTCAGGGCGTTTTGGTGTTACTATTGACTACTTAAATAACGCAGATGAAATTCAAATTAAGGTCTCACAAGGTGCAAAACCTGGTGAAGGTGGTGAGTTACCTGGTGCAAAAGTAGATAAAAGTATCGCCTCAATACGTCACTCCACACCTGGCGTAGGACTTATTTCCCCACCGCCTCATCATGATATCTATTCAATTGAAGATTTGTCGCAACTTATTTTTGATTTGAAACGCTCTAATCCAGATGCACGCATTAGTGTGAAGCTGGTTGCAGAAGTAGGTGTGGGCACGATTGCTGCAGGCGTTGTTAAAGCAAAATCTGATCATATTGTTATCGCTGGTCATGATGGTGGTACCGGTGCTTCACCACTTACTTCAATCAAGCATGCGGGTTTACCATGGGAATTAGGCTTGGCTGAAACTCATCAAACACTAGTGATGAACGGCTTACGCTCACGCGTGGTTATTCAGACAGACGGACAGTTAAAAACAGGTAGAGATGTTGCCATTGGTATTCTTTTGGGTGCTGAAGAGTTCGGATTTTCAACCGCACCATTGATCACCCTAGGCTGCATTATGATGCGTAAATGCCACCTAAATACTTGCCCGGTCGGCATCGCTACACAAGACAAAGAATTACGTAAAAAATTTACAGGCAAGCCTGAATATGTGGTGAACTACTTATTTATGGTGGCACAAGAGTTGCGTTTAATCATGGCAAAACTTGGTTTTAAAACCGTTAATGAAATGATTGGCCGTGTTGATATGCTAGAAACGAATCAAACGCTTAACCACTGGAAGCAAGAAACAATTAATCTAGACGCCTTATTAACACCTGCTAAAAAGTCCAATAAAGACACAGGCACTTATCAAACCATTGCTCAAGACCATCAATTGGAACAACAAATTGACAATATATTAATTAAACAATCAAAATCAGCCATTAACAATGCTGAAAAAGTTTGTATTAACTCTATTATTACCAATGTTAATCGTGCTGTAGGCACAATGCTCTCATCACACATTGTAAAAACACGAGGTGGCAATAATTTAAAAGATAACACCATTCATATTAATTTTAAAGGCTCTGCGGGTCAATCTCTTGGCGCTTTCTTAGCAAAAGGCATCACCATAGAAGTTGAAGGCGACGCCAATGATTATGTTGGAAAAGGACTTTCAGGTGGTCACATTATTGTTTATCCACCTAAAGATTCAACCTTTAATGCTGAAAATGAAATTATTGCTGGCAACGTTTGTGGTTACGGCGCAACAAGTGGTGAAATGTATTTATCAGGTTGCGTATCTGAGCGATTCTGTGTACGTAATTCAGGTGCTATTGCTGTAGTAGAAGGGGTTGGTGATCATGGTTGTGAATATATGACAGGCGGTCACGTTATTATTTTAGGCGAAGTGGGTCGTAACTTTGGCGCTGGTATGAGTGGCGGTATTGCTTATATCTACAATCTAAATCATACATTTGAATTTATGGTCAACCCAACCATGATTGATCTTGATCCGATGGATGATGAGGCACAAATAAGATTGAAACAATACATTAACAATCATGCTAAATATACTGATTCAAAAGTAGCTAAACGTATTCTTGACAACTGGAACGATGAAATCATGCATTTTATCAAAATCATGCCAAAAGATTTCAAGCGTGTTTTGACTCAAAACTCTAACTAA
- a CDS encoding dihydrofolate reductase: MKLSIIVAMDDNQLIGKNNALPWYLPADLAYFKKTTIGKAVLMGRKTYDSIGRPLSNRRNIIVSRNTKLKVDGCEVVGSINVALNLVNGANELMIMGGVSFYEQMIDKVDRIYITEVNGKFDGDTYFPEFDRTKFSELSRESHQPDEKNLHAHNFVILQKSIH, encoded by the coding sequence ATGAAATTATCTATTATTGTTGCAATGGATGACAATCAGCTGATTGGTAAAAATAATGCTTTGCCTTGGTATTTGCCAGCTGACTTGGCTTATTTTAAAAAAACAACAATAGGTAAAGCTGTCTTAATGGGACGTAAAACCTATGACTCCATTGGCAGACCACTATCTAATCGTCGCAATATTATTGTAAGTCGCAATACAAAACTTAAAGTTGATGGTTGTGAGGTTGTTGGTAGCATTAACGTAGCATTAAATCTGGTTAATGGCGCTAATGAACTAATGATTATGGGTGGTGTATCTTTTTACGAACAAATGATAGATAAGGTTGATAGAATCTATATCACAGAAGTTAATGGTAAATTTGATGGTGATACGTACTTTCCAGAATTTGACCGCACTAAATTTAGCGAACTTAGTCGTGAATCTCATCAACCTGATGAGAAAAATCTACACGCTCATAATTTTGTGATCTTACAAAAAAGTATACACTAG
- a CDS encoding Maf family protein, whose product MVPLILASSSPFRKMLLSKLGLVFNTYSPKINESREKGETPKQLVYRLAQEKAKEVAKIHIGLIVASDQVATLNDGLNADDKILTKPKNHENAIKQLQQSSGNIVTFLTSLTLLNTNTNNIQTKVETFKVIFKDLSIEQIEYYLKKDTPYNCAGSFKSENLGISLFKQMTGNDSNSLIGLPLIQLITMLENEGIDILTNNN is encoded by the coding sequence ATGGTGCCACTAATTCTTGCCTCAAGCTCACCTTTTAGAAAAATGTTACTTTCCAAGCTAGGTCTGGTCTTTAATACATATTCGCCAAAAATTAATGAATCAAGGGAAAAAGGTGAAACACCCAAACAATTGGTTTATCGTTTAGCTCAGGAAAAAGCCAAAGAAGTTGCAAAAATACACATTGGCTTGATTGTTGCTTCTGATCAAGTAGCAACACTTAATGATGGCCTTAATGCTGATGATAAAATACTGACTAAGCCAAAAAACCATGAAAATGCCATTAAACAACTACAGCAAAGTTCTGGAAATATAGTAACTTTTCTTACAAGTTTGACACTTTTAAATACAAATACCAATAATATACAAACTAAAGTTGAAACTTTCAAAGTGATTTTTAAAGATTTGAGTATTGAACAAATTGAATATTATCTTAAAAAAGATACTCCTTATAACTGTGCAGGTAGTTTTAAATCAGAAAATCTAGGCATTAGTTTATTTAAACAAATGACTGGTAATGATTCAAATAGCTTGATTGGCTTGCCACTTATTCAACTCATTACAATGCTAGAAAATGAAGGTATCGATATTCTAACTAACAATAATTAA
- the mfd gene encoding transcription-repair coupling factor, with product MQYLYPDKLKCFQSNQKTYWGSLYGSADALALIEFTNQQQQVILVITDDTGHFDNLYKSLNFYNTNLEILKFDSWEVLAYDHFSPHPDITSSRLKTLSKLKNLKNGIIITTLESLFSYLCPLEFSEKYSFNININDNINIKAFSKKLLKIGYNRVTTVMEHGEFNIHGSLIDLYPMGAKTPYRIDLFDQEVESIRTFDTSTQRSKMEVSKIMLLPAREFATDSTSIERFKVNYQKAFNDDGFIYTEVSEGRLPSGIEFYLPLFFNTTNTLFDYLVDNAIIVTSKGFSSLVDKTYSEIHERFENAKKSLDRAPLDIHKVFLSKELLFREIKQKSQHIISTSKLENKNQNFNFNSSLLPSIRIEPQTKNPLRKFLAFVKKFTNKKILVVCESRSRQNVLRDLFTSHQLDTHNVKNWYEFSKSSKLLNITNENLTNGLLTDDIAIITEENLFGQEVVQQQRRRVKHKDFDEAIKSLVEIKMGDAIVHENYGVGRYLGLKPQIFDDQSQDFLTLEYADNAKLMVPITSLNLISRYAGISSENAPLHKLGTNQWSKAKKKAGEALFDVAAELLEIYAKRASKISFAFPKPNDAYSSFVASFPFEETPDQLKTMDEVLADMQSCRPMDRLVCGDVGFGKTEIAMRAAFLAVEAGKQVAILVPTTLLSNQHYQSFVDRFINHPVEIAALSRFQTQKEKKLIIKKLNQGTIDIIIGTHTIIQSTIKYKDLGLIIIDEEHRFGVKQKEALKKIRGESDILTMTATPIPRTLNMALGSLRELSIIATPPAKRSAIQTFVQEWNNNNIKEAITREMHRGGQVFVLHNDIDSIDKMVENLKQIMPKIHVRIAHGQMPTRELKKIMSDFYHARFQILVCTTIIETGIDIPNANTIIINNAQNFGLAQLHQLRGRVGRSHHRAYAYLIIKSYQLLSKTAKKRLDVIESLEELGAGFILANHDLEIRGAGDLLGDNQSGKINEIGFNLYHDLLKRTIDTLRSGRKINFDDPISHEVKIDSGLPSIIPETYIFDVHQRLVLYKRIASCQNNKELKALQIEMIDRFGLLPDSTKNLFANTKLKLFSQKIGIDKISLYENKAIITFGNKNTIEPIKIINLIQKQTKKYQLKDQNQLIIKEEMPEDIRRIELIENLLKTLS from the coding sequence ATGCAATATCTCTATCCTGATAAGCTCAAATGCTTTCAATCGAATCAAAAAACCTATTGGGGCTCACTGTACGGTAGTGCAGATGCACTAGCATTAATTGAATTTACAAATCAACAACAGCAAGTTATTTTAGTCATTACTGATGACACTGGACATTTTGACAATCTTTATAAATCTTTAAACTTCTACAACACAAACTTAGAAATTTTAAAATTTGATAGTTGGGAAGTGCTCGCCTATGATCACTTTTCACCTCATCCTGATATCACATCAAGTCGATTAAAAACCTTATCAAAACTTAAAAATCTTAAAAATGGTATTATTATCACTACATTAGAATCATTATTTTCATACTTATGCCCGTTAGAGTTTAGCGAAAAATATAGCTTTAATATTAATATTAATGACAATATTAATATTAAAGCTTTTAGTAAAAAACTACTAAAAATTGGCTACAACCGTGTAACCACCGTAATGGAACATGGTGAATTTAATATTCATGGCTCATTGATTGATTTATACCCAATGGGTGCAAAAACACCTTACAGAATTGATTTGTTTGATCAAGAAGTAGAGTCTATTCGCACCTTTGACACCTCAACTCAACGCTCTAAAATGGAAGTGTCTAAAATTATGCTATTGCCTGCCAGGGAGTTTGCCACAGATAGTACTAGTATTGAACGCTTTAAAGTCAATTATCAAAAAGCATTTAATGACGATGGCTTTATTTATACTGAAGTTAGTGAAGGTAGGTTACCAAGTGGTATTGAATTTTATTTACCACTCTTTTTTAACACAACCAATACCTTGTTTGATTATCTAGTGGATAACGCCATTATTGTCACATCAAAAGGGTTTTCAAGTTTAGTGGATAAGACCTATAGCGAGATACATGAACGATTTGAAAATGCTAAAAAATCATTAGATAGGGCGCCACTTGATATTCATAAAGTTTTTCTGTCCAAAGAATTACTATTTAGAGAAATCAAACAAAAATCACAGCATATCATTAGCACATCAAAACTAGAAAATAAAAACCAGAATTTTAATTTTAACTCAAGCTTATTGCCCTCAATACGTATTGAACCACAAACAAAAAACCCATTAAGAAAATTTTTAGCCTTTGTTAAAAAATTCACTAACAAAAAAATATTAGTTGTTTGTGAATCGCGTAGCAGGCAAAATGTGCTCAGAGATTTATTCACTAGTCATCAACTTGATACCCATAACGTTAAAAACTGGTACGAATTTAGTAAAAGTAGCAAACTGCTTAACATTACTAATGAAAATCTTACCAATGGCTTACTCACTGATGATATTGCCATTATTACTGAAGAGAATTTATTCGGTCAAGAAGTGGTTCAACAACAACGTCGTCGTGTCAAGCACAAAGATTTTGATGAAGCAATTAAAAGCCTAGTTGAGATTAAAATGGGTGATGCTATTGTGCATGAAAATTATGGTGTAGGTAGGTATTTAGGGCTTAAACCCCAAATCTTTGATGATCAATCACAAGATTTTCTTACCCTAGAATATGCTGATAATGCAAAATTAATGGTGCCAATAACCTCACTCAACCTAATCTCCAGATACGCTGGAATCTCATCGGAGAATGCTCCATTACACAAGCTAGGAACAAATCAATGGAGCAAGGCTAAGAAAAAAGCAGGTGAGGCTTTGTTTGATGTGGCAGCTGAATTATTAGAAATTTATGCCAAACGAGCCTCTAAAATAAGCTTTGCTTTCCCTAAGCCGAATGATGCTTACTCCTCATTTGTTGCTAGTTTCCCTTTTGAGGAAACACCAGACCAACTAAAAACCATGGATGAAGTTTTAGCAGATATGCAATCATGCAGGCCAATGGACAGATTGGTCTGTGGCGATGTTGGTTTTGGTAAAACTGAAATTGCTATGCGTGCGGCATTCTTAGCGGTTGAAGCGGGGAAGCAAGTGGCAATTTTGGTTCCAACCACGCTATTATCTAACCAGCATTATCAATCATTTGTTGACCGCTTTATTAACCACCCTGTTGAAATTGCAGCGCTTTCAAGGTTTCAAACTCAAAAAGAGAAAAAACTAATTATTAAAAAATTAAATCAAGGAACAATTGACATTATCATTGGTACTCACACAATTATTCAAAGCACTATTAAATACAAAGATCTTGGCTTGATTATTATTGACGAAGAGCATCGTTTCGGTGTTAAACAAAAAGAGGCATTGAAAAAAATACGGGGAGAAAGTGACATTCTGACCATGACTGCCACCCCTATTCCACGCACATTGAATATGGCGCTAGGTTCATTAAGAGAGCTGTCCATTATTGCCACCCCCCCTGCCAAACGTAGTGCCATTCAAACGTTTGTACAAGAGTGGAATAACAACAACATCAAAGAGGCAATTACACGTGAAATGCACCGTGGCGGTCAGGTATTTGTACTACATAACGATATTGATTCAATTGACAAAATGGTAGAAAATCTCAAACAAATTATGCCAAAAATTCACGTTCGTATTGCCCACGGACAAATGCCAACGCGTGAACTAAAAAAAATTATGAGTGATTTTTATCACGCACGTTTCCAAATTTTGGTTTGCACCACAATTATTGAAACAGGGATTGACATTCCAAATGCTAATACCATCATTATCAATAATGCACAAAATTTTGGTCTGGCACAATTACACCAGCTACGAGGTCGTGTTGGTCGTTCCCATCATAGGGCTTATGCCTATTTAATTATTAAATCTTATCAATTATTATCCAAAACAGCCAAAAAACGTCTAGATGTCATTGAATCTTTAGAAGAGCTTGGTGCTGGATTTATACTAGCCAATCACGACCTTGAAATTCGTGGTGCGGGTGATTTATTGGGCGATAATCAATCTGGAAAAATTAACGAAATTGGCTTTAATCTTTATCATGATTTATTAAAACGTACCATTGACACCCTGCGTTCTGGCAGGAAAATTAACTTTGATGATCCAATCAGTCATGAAGTGAAAATTGATTCTGGTTTGCCATCTATCATTCCAGAGACGTATATTTTTGATGTACACCAACGACTTGTACTCTATAAACGTATTGCAAGTTGTCAAAACAATAAAGAACTTAAAGCATTACAAATTGAGATGATTGATCGTTTTGGATTATTACCAGATTCAACCAAAAATTTATTTGCCAATACTAAACTCAAGCTCTTTTCACAAAAAATTGGCATTGATAAAATCAGTCTCTATGAAAACAAAGCTATCATCACCTTTGGCAATAAAAATACCATCGAACCAATAAAAATAATCAACCTTATTCAAAAGCAAACGAAAAAATATCAGCTAAAGGATCAAAACCAATTAATTATTAAAGAAGAGATGCCTGAAGATATTAGACGAATCGAGTTGATAGAAAACCTATTAAAAACACTAAGTTAA
- a CDS encoding carbohydrate kinase family protein, whose protein sequence is MKKTALICGSYAFDSIMVFRDHFKNHILPDKVHMLNVSFLVSTMRKEFGGCAGNIAYNLHLLGANSVPMATVGSDFTPYLTWMKKHRMNTSYIKILKDQYTGQAFITTDMSDNQITAFHPGAMDQSHQNKVSDVSAVDIGIVSPDGRVGMIEHATQFKQLKIPFIFDPGQGMLMFSGKELVNFIKKATYIVLNDYESQMLQTKTGLDLSTIASKVDALIITKGNEGSEIHTDGKLINIIPAKADSMQDPTGCGDAYRAGLLYGLMHDMNWRTIGQLAGLLGAIKMAHLGTQNHELDMADIGNRYQDNYGESLF, encoded by the coding sequence ATGAAAAAAACAGCATTAATTTGTGGCTCGTACGCTTTTGATAGTATTATGGTGTTCCGTGATCATTTTAAAAATCATATTTTACCAGATAAGGTGCATATGCTCAATGTGTCATTTTTAGTATCAACTATGCGCAAAGAGTTTGGTGGTTGTGCTGGCAATATTGCTTATAATTTGCATTTATTGGGCGCTAATTCAGTGCCAATGGCAACAGTAGGCAGTGATTTCACGCCCTATTTAACGTGGATGAAAAAGCATCGTATGAATACCTCATATATAAAAATTCTCAAAGATCAATATACAGGTCAGGCATTTATTACCACTGATATGAGTGATAATCAAATTACTGCTTTTCATCCTGGTGCGATGGATCAATCGCACCAAAATAAGGTATCTGATGTCAGTGCGGTTGATATTGGCATTGTATCTCCTGATGGACGTGTTGGGATGATTGAGCATGCGACACAATTTAAACAATTAAAAATTCCATTTATTTTTGATCCAGGTCAGGGCATGCTAATGTTCTCAGGCAAAGAGCTGGTTAATTTTATTAAGAAAGCTACTTATATAGTACTCAATGATTATGAATCACAAATGTTACAAACTAAAACTGGGCTAGATTTGTCAACCATTGCTTCCAAAGTTGACGCTTTGATTATTACCAAAGGTAACGAGGGTTCAGAAATTCATACCGATGGTAAATTAATTAATATTATCCCTGCTAAGGCAGATAGTATGCAAGATCCTACAGGTTGTGGTGATGCTTATCGTGCCGGGTTGTTGTACGGTTTAATGCATGATATGAATTGGAGAACGATTGGTCAATTAGCAGGGTTATTGGGCGCCATTAAGATGGCGCATTTAGGTACGCAAAACCATGAGCTTGATATGGCTGATATTGGAAATCGCTATCAAGATAATTATGGTGAATCGTTGTTTTAG
- the ispH gene encoding 4-hydroxy-3-methylbut-2-enyl diphosphate reductase, with protein sequence MKVLLANPRGFCAGVDRAIEIVERALKLHGAPVYVRHEVVHNKFVVDGLKAKGAIFVEDIADVPNEQVVIFSAHGVSMAVRKQTQDIDATIYDATCPLVTKVHKEVIRKQKQQHQVILIGHKGHPEVEGTLGQSNEELQLVETIEDVGRLNLSKNTPISYTTQTTLSIDDTKHIVDYLKSKFPTIDAPKKDNICYATQNRQDGVKILMQSSDILLVLGSSNSSNSNRLREIAEKMDIPAYLINDADEIDELWLKDVNTIGVTAGASAPEVLVQEVIHYLCDKGVTKVIEVNGAKENIHFPVPKELR encoded by the coding sequence ATGAAAGTTTTACTGGCAAATCCACGTGGTTTTTGTGCTGGTGTTGATCGTGCAATTGAAATTGTGGAGCGTGCATTAAAGTTACATGGTGCACCTGTCTATGTTCGTCATGAAGTGGTGCATAATAAATTTGTAGTTGATGGACTAAAGGCCAAAGGTGCTATTTTTGTTGAAGATATTGCTGATGTACCTAATGAGCAAGTGGTTATTTTTAGTGCACATGGTGTGTCAATGGCAGTACGCAAGCAAACTCAGGATATAGACGCAACTATTTATGATGCCACTTGTCCTTTGGTGACTAAGGTGCATAAAGAAGTTATCAGAAAACAAAAACAACAACATCAAGTTATTTTGATTGGCCATAAAGGCCATCCAGAGGTTGAAGGCACGTTAGGGCAATCTAATGAGGAGCTTCAATTAGTGGAAACAATTGAGGATGTTGGACGTTTGAATTTATCAAAAAATACCCCTATTTCTTATACAACACAAACCACACTTTCGATTGATGATACTAAACATATTGTGGATTATTTAAAATCAAAATTTCCCACTATTGATGCACCTAAGAAAGATAATATTTGTTATGCCACACAAAATCGTCAAGATGGTGTTAAAATTTTGATGCAATCTTCTGATATATTATTAGTATTAGGTTCTAGTAATTCATCTAATTCAAATCGTCTTAGAGAAATTGCGGAAAAAATGGATATTCCTGCCTATCTGATTAATGACGCTGATGAAATTGATGAGTTGTGGCTTAAAGACGTGAACACAATAGGTGTAACCGCAGGTGCTTCGGCGCCAGAGGTTTTGGTTCAAGAAGTCATTCATTATTTGTGTGACAAGGGCGTCACTAAAGTTATTGAAGTAAATGGCGCGAAGGAGAATATTCATTTTCCAGTACCAAAAGAATTAAGATAA